A part of Solicola gregarius genomic DNA contains:
- a CDS encoding LLM class flavin-dependent oxidoreductase, producing MSIKFHWYLPTSGDGRTLVGGGHDGLRAGETRHESAAQFRPPTFDYLAQVARATDALGYEAVLTPTGTACEDAFVTAAALSRETERLKFLVAFRPGLLSPTLAAQMASTFQRISGGRLLLNVVTGGEAEEQRRFGDHLDKAERYARCDEFLSVVRGAWSNAPYDFAGEHYRIEAAGTRDRPDPVPGVYFGGSSAEAGPVAARHADVYLTWGERTEAVAQKIEWMRGLARTQGRTLRFGIRLHTLSRDTAEQAWAHAQGWLDRLDPADVEKAQAVLARSESVGQQRMRELHGGRSYASAHDLEIAPNLWAGVGLVRSGAGTALVGSHEEVAERIAEYHDLGIDEFIMSGYPQVEEAYWFAEGVMPLLRRRGILGTPQGDERVLATA from the coding sequence ATGTCGATCAAGTTTCACTGGTACCTGCCGACGAGCGGCGACGGACGGACCCTCGTCGGCGGCGGCCACGACGGTCTGCGCGCTGGTGAGACCCGGCACGAGTCGGCGGCGCAGTTCCGCCCGCCGACGTTCGACTACCTCGCACAGGTCGCGCGGGCGACCGATGCGCTCGGCTACGAGGCCGTCCTGACGCCGACGGGCACCGCCTGCGAGGACGCGTTCGTCACGGCCGCGGCGCTGTCCCGGGAGACGGAGCGGCTGAAGTTCCTCGTCGCGTTCCGACCCGGGCTGCTGAGCCCGACCCTTGCGGCCCAGATGGCGAGCACCTTCCAGCGCATCTCCGGAGGGCGGCTGCTGCTCAACGTGGTGACCGGCGGCGAGGCGGAGGAGCAGCGGCGGTTCGGTGACCACCTCGACAAGGCCGAGCGGTACGCCCGCTGCGACGAGTTCCTGAGTGTCGTACGCGGCGCCTGGAGCAACGCGCCGTACGACTTCGCCGGCGAGCACTACCGCATCGAGGCGGCCGGTACGCGCGATAGGCCGGACCCGGTCCCAGGCGTGTACTTCGGCGGGTCGTCCGCGGAGGCCGGCCCCGTCGCCGCGCGCCATGCCGACGTCTATCTCACCTGGGGTGAGAGGACCGAGGCCGTGGCTCAGAAGATCGAGTGGATGCGCGGTCTTGCGCGGACGCAGGGGCGTACGCTCCGGTTCGGCATCCGGCTGCACACGCTGTCGCGAGACACCGCCGAGCAGGCGTGGGCACACGCGCAAGGGTGGCTCGACCGGCTCGATCCTGCCGATGTCGAGAAGGCGCAGGCCGTGCTCGCCCGCAGCGAATCCGTTGGCCAGCAGAGGATGCGCGAGCTGCACGGCGGTCGGTCGTACGCCTCGGCGCACGACCTCGAGATCGCCCCCAACCTGTGGGCCGGCGTCGGGTTGGTCCGATCCGGCGCCGGTACCGCACTGGTCGGCAGTCACGAGGAGGTGGCGGAGCGCATCGCCGAGTACCACGATCTCGGCATCGACGAGTTCATCATGTCGGGCTATCCGCAGGTCGAGGAGGCGTACTGGTTCGCAGAGGGCGTGATGCCGTTGCTGCGCCGGCGGGGAATCCTCGGCACCCCCCAGGGGGATGAGCGCGTGCTCGCAACCGCTTGA
- the meaB gene encoding methylmalonyl Co-A mutase-associated GTPase MeaB: MRRQVDVDALADAVRRDSRADLARAITLVESSRADDHDFAQQLLLRLLDNAGGSHRIGITGVPGVGKSTFIDTLGTRLTERDHRVAVLAVDPSSTRTGGSILGDKTRMARLATNPAAYIRPSPTAGTLGGVAKATRETIVLLEAAGFDVILVETVGVGQSEVTVSKMVDCFCFLTLARTGDQLQGIKRGVLELADVIAVNKADGPHVRDAEKAARELAGAMRLIHPPESLWRPPVLTTSALETTPPDESGLDTFWDAVLKHRRILTEAGEFAGKRRQQAVDWTWSMVHDRLLGRLEQDPDVQAIRAKTEQQVRDGDLTAALAAQRILDAFDS; this comes from the coding sequence ATGCGGCGCCAGGTCGACGTCGACGCGCTGGCCGACGCCGTACGCCGGGACTCGCGGGCCGACCTGGCACGCGCGATCACGCTTGTCGAGTCGTCGCGCGCCGACGACCATGACTTTGCGCAGCAGCTGTTGCTGCGCCTGCTCGACAATGCCGGCGGAAGTCATCGCATCGGCATCACCGGTGTGCCCGGTGTCGGGAAGTCGACGTTCATCGACACGCTCGGGACCCGGCTGACCGAGCGGGACCACCGGGTCGCCGTGCTCGCCGTCGATCCGTCTTCCACGCGTACGGGCGGCTCGATCCTCGGCGACAAGACCCGCATGGCGCGCCTCGCGACCAACCCCGCCGCCTACATTCGGCCGTCGCCGACCGCGGGCACGCTCGGCGGCGTCGCCAAGGCGACCCGAGAGACGATCGTGCTGCTGGAGGCGGCGGGCTTCGACGTGATCCTGGTCGAGACGGTCGGCGTCGGGCAATCCGAGGTCACGGTCTCCAAGATGGTCGACTGCTTCTGCTTCCTCACGCTCGCGCGTACCGGTGACCAGCTGCAAGGCATCAAACGTGGCGTGCTCGAGCTCGCCGACGTCATCGCCGTCAACAAGGCCGACGGTCCACACGTACGCGATGCGGAGAAGGCGGCGCGCGAGCTCGCCGGCGCGATGCGGCTGATCCACCCGCCCGAGTCGTTGTGGCGCCCGCCCGTACTGACCACGAGTGCGCTCGAGACGACCCCTCCCGACGAGAGCGGGCTCGACACATTCTGGGATGCCGTCCTGAAACATCGCCGGATCCTCACCGAAGCGGGCGAGTTCGCCGGGAAGCGCCGCCAGCAGGCGGTCGACTGGACCTGGTCGATGGTGCACGACCGGCTGCTCGGCCGACTCGAGCAAGACCCCGACGTACAGGCGATCCGGGCGAAGACCGAGCAGCAGGTACGCGACGGCGACCTCACCGCCGCCCTCGCCGCCCAGCGCATCCTGGACGCGTTCGACTCCTGA
- the scpA gene encoding methylmalonyl-CoA mutase translates to MIRSFADVPLDGETPTTAGSRPSADAWTTPEGIDILPVYTDTDRSGANHPLDTMPGAAPYLRGPYPTMYVNQPWTIRQYAGFSTAAESNAFYRRNLAAGQKGLSVAFDLATHRGYDSDHPRVAGDVGMAGVAIDSIYDMRQLFDHIDLSNVSVSMTMNGAVLPVLALYVVAAEEQGVKPEQLAGTIQNDILKEFMVRNTYIYPPAPSMRIISDIFAFTSERMPRFNSISISGYHIQEAGATADLELAYTLADGVEYIRAGLDAGMTIDSFAPRLSFFWAIGMNFFMEVAKLRAGRLLWSELVEQFEPTNPKSRSLRTHSQTSGWSLTAQDVYNNVVRTCIEAMAATQGHTQSLHTNALDEALALPTDFSARIARNTQLLLQQESGTTRPIDPWGGSYYVEKLTSDLVVRARAHLKEIEDAGGMTRAIDEGIPKLRIEEAAARTQARIDSGVQPVIGVNKYVVDSAAGDDDIEVLKVDNARVRAEQLDKLRRLREERDEDETRRALDALTEAARADGAGAEHNLLARSIDAARAKATVGEISDALEKAYGRHSAQIRTISGVYRDEAGKSPNIAEAMRLVEAFAREDGRRPRILVAKMGQDGHDRGQKVIATAFADLGFDVDVGPLFQTPEEVAQQAADADVHIIGVSSLAAGHLTLVPELRDALAKVGRSDILVVVGGVIPPADFDALYEAGATAIFPPGTVIADAAADLLRTLAAQLHLTLEDDEG, encoded by the coding sequence ATGATCCGCAGCTTCGCCGACGTACCCCTCGATGGCGAAACGCCAACCACTGCTGGTTCTCGGCCCTCAGCCGACGCGTGGACGACGCCCGAAGGCATCGACATCCTGCCCGTCTACACCGACACCGACCGCTCCGGTGCGAACCATCCGCTCGACACGATGCCGGGCGCGGCGCCGTACCTGCGCGGGCCGTACCCGACGATGTACGTCAACCAGCCGTGGACGATCCGGCAGTACGCAGGATTCTCCACCGCGGCCGAGTCGAACGCGTTCTACCGGCGCAACCTCGCGGCCGGGCAGAAGGGGCTGTCGGTCGCCTTCGACCTCGCGACGCACCGCGGGTACGACTCCGACCATCCACGGGTCGCGGGCGATGTCGGTATGGCTGGTGTCGCGATCGACTCGATCTACGACATGCGGCAGCTGTTCGACCACATCGACCTGTCGAACGTGTCGGTTTCGATGACGATGAATGGCGCCGTGCTGCCGGTGCTCGCGCTGTACGTCGTCGCAGCGGAGGAGCAGGGCGTCAAGCCCGAACAGCTCGCCGGGACCATCCAGAACGACATCCTCAAGGAGTTCATGGTCCGCAACACCTACATCTACCCGCCGGCGCCGTCGATGCGGATCATCTCCGACATCTTCGCGTTCACCAGCGAGCGGATGCCGCGGTTCAACTCCATCTCGATCTCCGGCTATCACATCCAGGAGGCCGGTGCGACGGCCGATCTCGAGCTCGCGTACACGCTGGCCGACGGTGTCGAGTACATCCGGGCGGGCCTCGACGCGGGAATGACGATCGACTCGTTCGCCCCACGGTTGAGCTTCTTCTGGGCGATCGGCATGAACTTCTTCATGGAGGTCGCCAAGCTGCGTGCGGGGCGGCTGCTGTGGAGCGAGCTGGTCGAGCAGTTCGAGCCGACCAACCCGAAGTCGCGCAGCCTGCGTACACACAGCCAGACGTCGGGTTGGTCGCTGACCGCGCAGGACGTCTACAACAACGTCGTACGCACGTGCATCGAGGCGATGGCGGCGACGCAGGGGCACACCCAGTCGCTGCACACGAACGCGCTCGACGAGGCGCTCGCCCTGCCGACGGACTTCTCCGCGCGCATCGCCCGCAACACCCAGTTGTTGCTGCAGCAGGAGTCGGGTACGACGCGGCCGATCGACCCGTGGGGCGGTTCGTACTACGTCGAGAAGCTCACCTCCGACCTGGTCGTGCGCGCCCGCGCCCATCTCAAGGAGATCGAGGACGCCGGCGGCATGACCCGCGCGATCGACGAGGGCATCCCCAAGCTGCGCATCGAAGAGGCCGCGGCGCGAACGCAGGCGCGCATCGACTCCGGGGTCCAGCCGGTGATCGGTGTGAACAAGTACGTGGTCGACTCCGCCGCAGGCGACGACGACATCGAGGTGCTCAAGGTCGACAACGCGCGCGTACGTGCCGAGCAGCTGGACAAGCTGCGGCGGCTTCGGGAGGAGCGCGACGAGGACGAGACCCGGCGCGCGCTCGATGCGTTGACGGAGGCGGCACGTGCCGATGGCGCCGGCGCGGAGCACAACCTGCTCGCGCGCAGCATCGATGCGGCCCGGGCGAAGGCGACCGTCGGTGAGATCTCGGACGCGCTGGAGAAGGCGTACGGGCGGCACTCCGCGCAGATCCGTACGATCAGCGGTGTGTACCGCGACGAGGCCGGCAAGTCGCCGAACATCGCCGAGGCGATGCGACTCGTCGAGGCGTTCGCTCGAGAGGACGGCCGCCGACCGCGCATCCTGGTCGCCAAGATGGGTCAGGACGGACACGACCGTGGGCAGAAGGTCATCGCGACCGCCTTTGCAGACTTGGGTTTCGACGTCGACGTAGGCCCGTTGTTCCAGACGCCCGAGGAGGTCGCACAGCAGGCCGCAGACGCCGACGTACACATCATCGGCGTCTCGTCGCTCGCCGCGGGTCACCTGACGCTCGTTCCCGAGCTGCGCGACGCGCTGGCGAAGGTCGGCCGCTCCGACATCCTGGTCGTGGTCGGCGGCGTCATCCCGCCCGCCGACTTCGATGCGTTGTACGAAGCCGGGGCCACGGCGATCTTCCCGCCCGGCACGGTGATCGCCGACGCCGCGGCCGACCTGCTGCGTACGCTCGCCGCCCAGCTCCACCTCACGCTCGAGGACGACGAGGGCTGA
- a CDS encoding methylmalonyl-CoA mutase family protein — MNPQPAPEHSAAYASWQRAVAGVLAKQRKVEPEDLGTDPERLLDAETYDGATVAPLYTPADELAAPPLPGYAPFTRGARAGAGGWGVCAHYGEHGGAVATNRLILDDLRNGVTSVWLTIDPNGRRGVAPDEVAATLEGVLFDLAPVRLDAGSAFEEAAEALLGVADSADVEDRSEVRLTLGADPWTLQIRNGSPVEGAGLDEAVALAVRLAARPERIRTLVVDGTVFHDAGASDAEELGASLAAGVAYVRALADAGLDVEHALAAIEFRHAITDEQFAGIAKLRAFRRAWARVADVLGAPDAGAAAQHAVTSNAMMAQRDPWVNMLRTTLAAFAAGVGGAGEVTVLPFDHALPGNAPGVSERFAARIARNTQLLLLEESHVGKVADPAGGSWYVEQLTDALARQAWGVFQEIERDGGFGAALDAGVIAELVATTRTARADDIAHRRTSVTGVNEFPNLAEPPVEAAPAADGGLLPSVRYAEPFEDMRDRSDRHLADAGVRPSVFLATLGPVAEHNQRATYAKNLLASAGVDVVESGPVDDGDSLAQAAREARLQVAVLCGSDGRYDSMGSESVAALRSGHAARVYAVGSAGRFTSTEGAPDDYLTPGIDVVAAMTHLLDLLEVAR, encoded by the coding sequence ATGAACCCCCAGCCGGCGCCGGAGCATTCCGCTGCGTACGCATCGTGGCAGCGCGCCGTCGCCGGGGTGCTCGCCAAGCAGCGCAAGGTCGAGCCCGAGGATCTGGGCACCGACCCCGAGCGCCTGCTCGACGCCGAGACGTACGACGGAGCCACGGTCGCGCCGCTGTACACGCCCGCCGACGAGCTCGCGGCGCCGCCGCTGCCCGGGTATGCGCCCTTCACCCGCGGTGCCCGCGCCGGCGCAGGCGGGTGGGGCGTGTGTGCGCACTACGGTGAGCATGGCGGTGCGGTCGCCACCAACCGGCTGATCCTCGACGACCTGCGTAACGGTGTCACCTCGGTGTGGCTCACGATCGATCCCAACGGTCGCCGCGGCGTCGCACCCGACGAGGTCGCCGCGACACTCGAGGGTGTGTTGTTCGACCTCGCGCCGGTACGCCTGGACGCCGGGTCGGCGTTCGAGGAGGCGGCCGAGGCGCTGCTGGGGGTCGCCGACTCCGCCGACGTCGAAGACCGGAGCGAGGTCCGGCTGACGCTCGGTGCCGACCCGTGGACGCTGCAGATCCGCAACGGTTCTCCGGTCGAGGGTGCCGGGCTCGACGAGGCGGTGGCGCTCGCCGTACGTCTGGCAGCGCGCCCCGAACGCATTCGTACGCTCGTCGTCGACGGTACGGTCTTCCACGACGCGGGCGCCAGCGATGCCGAGGAGCTCGGTGCCAGCCTGGCGGCGGGTGTCGCATACGTACGCGCACTCGCCGACGCGGGACTCGACGTCGAGCACGCGCTGGCGGCGATCGAGTTCCGGCACGCGATCACCGACGAGCAGTTCGCGGGCATCGCGAAGCTGCGTGCGTTCCGCAGGGCGTGGGCGCGGGTCGCCGATGTACTCGGGGCGCCGGACGCCGGAGCCGCTGCCCAGCATGCCGTCACGTCCAACGCGATGATGGCGCAGCGTGACCCCTGGGTGAACATGCTTCGTACGACCCTGGCGGCGTTCGCCGCGGGTGTCGGCGGGGCCGGTGAGGTGACGGTGCTGCCGTTCGACCACGCACTCCCTGGCAACGCGCCCGGAGTCTCCGAGCGGTTCGCCGCCCGCATCGCCCGCAACACCCAGCTGCTCCTGCTCGAGGAGTCACATGTCGGCAAGGTCGCCGATCCCGCCGGCGGGTCGTGGTACGTCGAGCAACTCACCGATGCGCTGGCGAGGCAGGCGTGGGGCGTGTTCCAGGAGATCGAGCGCGACGGAGGCTTCGGCGCCGCCCTCGATGCGGGTGTGATCGCGGAGCTCGTTGCCACGACCCGGACCGCCCGCGCCGACGACATCGCGCACCGGCGTACCAGCGTCACCGGAGTCAACGAGTTCCCGAACCTCGCCGAGCCGCCCGTCGAGGCCGCGCCCGCCGCCGACGGCGGTCTGCTGCCCAGCGTCCGTTATGCCGAGCCGTTCGAGGACATGCGTGACCGATCCGACCGGCACCTCGCCGACGCCGGGGTACGCCCGAGCGTCTTCCTCGCCACCCTCGGACCCGTCGCCGAGCACAACCAGCGCGCGACGTACGCGAAGAACCTGCTCGCGAGCGCCGGTGTCGACGTCGTCGAGTCCGGCCCGGTCGACGACGGCGACTCCCTCGCCCAGGCGGCGCGAGAGGCGAGGCTGCAGGTGGCGGTGCTGTGTGGCAGCGACGGCAGGTACGACAGCATGGGCTCAGAATCCGTTGCTGCGTTGCGGTCTGGGCATGCGGCTCGCGTGTACGCGGTGGGATCGGCGGGCAGGTTCACCTCGACCGAAGGCGCGCCAGACGACTACCTCACGCCGGGCATCGACGTGGTCGCCGCGATGACCCACCTGCTCGACCTGCTGGAGGTGGCACGATGA
- a CDS encoding lipase family protein, which produces MLRARVIALTLLGTLLAAVLVAPTQAVAAQTPASDDTFFTYSGDKPLRAYEPGAVLKSRTVPYHVAGIPTPVRVVQLLYRSADAQGRPIANATSVVLPPGPKHSTRAVAYQSFYDSLNPADNPSRIFAGDLTFGGLIANVETVFLAPLLAKGYPVIVADTEGPAADFAAGPEYGKVTLDSIRAARRSDDTGLSRHTDIGLLGYSGGAIASNWAAALAPKYAPGVNKKIVGVAEGGLLVAPAHNLKYISGTTGWAGVAAMAVAGVARAYDIDFGKYLSDRGREVMAKMQTASIANVLFQYPGLTWEQLVKPRYADPNSVPEYVRAVNRINLGSRPSPTVPMFVGQGANGILEGSPGNKPGIGPGDGVMIAGDVRTLARQYCTDGTAVKYQQYNALSHVPTALAWAPTAMSWLDDRFAGVQAPSDCGSIPKGNPLTPEKVS; this is translated from the coding sequence ATGCTCCGCGCACGCGTCATCGCACTCACCCTCCTCGGCACGCTGCTGGCCGCCGTACTCGTCGCTCCGACACAGGCGGTCGCGGCACAGACCCCGGCCAGCGACGACACCTTCTTCACCTACAGCGGCGACAAACCGCTGCGGGCGTACGAGCCGGGCGCGGTGCTCAAGTCCCGCACAGTTCCGTACCACGTTGCGGGCATTCCGACACCGGTACGCGTCGTGCAGCTTCTCTACCGCAGCGCGGACGCGCAGGGCCGGCCGATCGCGAACGCGACCTCGGTCGTGCTGCCGCCCGGCCCGAAGCACAGCACCCGAGCCGTCGCGTACCAGTCGTTCTACGACTCGCTCAACCCGGCCGACAACCCGTCGCGGATCTTCGCGGGCGACCTGACCTTCGGCGGGCTGATCGCCAACGTCGAGACGGTGTTCCTCGCACCGCTCCTCGCCAAGGGCTATCCGGTGATCGTCGCCGACACCGAAGGGCCGGCGGCCGACTTCGCCGCCGGACCCGAGTACGGCAAGGTGACCCTCGACTCCATCCGGGCCGCTCGCCGCTCGGACGACACCGGACTGAGCCGGCACACCGACATCGGTCTGCTCGGATACTCGGGCGGGGCGATCGCGAGCAACTGGGCGGCCGCGCTCGCACCGAAGTACGCGCCCGGCGTCAACAAGAAGATCGTCGGCGTCGCCGAGGGCGGGCTCCTCGTCGCGCCGGCACACAACCTGAAGTACATCAGCGGTACGACCGGCTGGGCAGGCGTCGCGGCCATGGCCGTCGCCGGTGTCGCCCGCGCGTACGACATCGACTTCGGCAAGTACCTCAGCGACCGCGGCCGCGAGGTGATGGCGAAGATGCAGACGGCGTCCATCGCGAACGTGCTGTTCCAGTATCCCGGCCTGACCTGGGAGCAGCTGGTCAAGCCCCGGTACGCCGACCCGAACTCGGTTCCGGAGTACGTACGCGCGGTCAACAGGATCAACCTCGGATCCCGCCCGTCTCCGACCGTGCCGATGTTCGTCGGTCAAGGAGCGAACGGCATCCTGGAAGGCTCGCCCGGCAACAAGCCGGGCATCGGCCCCGGCGACGGGGTGATGATCGCGGGCGACGTACGCACGCTCGCGCGGCAGTACTGCACCGACGGCACGGCCGTGAAGTACCAGCAGTACAACGCCCTGAGCCATGTCCCGACCGCGCTCGCCTGGGCTCCGACCGCGATGTCCTGGCTGGACGACCGGTTCGCCGGCGTACAGGCGCCGTCGGACTGCGGCTCGATCCCCAAGGGAAATCCGCTCACGCCGGAGAAGGTCAGCTGA
- the pgm gene encoding phosphoglucomutase (alpha-D-glucose-1,6-bisphosphate-dependent), whose product MHPRAGTPAQPQDLTDIDALTAAYYDLRPDPLDVAQRVAFGTSGHRGSSLDGAFNEFHILATTQAIVDYRRAQGYDGPLVIGRDTHALSLPAWQSALEVLVGNDITVLVDERDGYTPTPAVSHAILRLNRLGEHGTVDGIVVTPSHNPPRDGGFKYNPPNGGPADTDATGWIEERANELLSAGLAGVRRATTEQTRAAAQAYDFLGHYVDDLPSVLDLDAIRSAGVRIGADPLGGASVAYWGAIAERHGLELTVVNDKVDPRWAFMTLDHDGKIRMDCSSPYAMASLIDQRDSYDIATGNDADADRHGIVTPDGGLLNPNHFLSVAIDYLARNREWGADVAVGKTLVSSGMIDKVVGGLGRRLVEVPVGFKWFVPGLLDGSVCFGGEESAGASFHRLDGTTWTTDKDGIILALLASEIQAVTGTSPSELYAGLVAQYGEPAYARVDAPADRAAKAKLKALTPEAVTASELAGDAITAKLTEAPGNGAAIGGLKVCTDQAWFAARPSGTEDIYKIYAESFRGPDHLARVQEEARSVVDAALS is encoded by the coding sequence ATGCACCCTCGCGCCGGTACGCCTGCACAGCCGCAAGACCTGACCGACATCGACGCGCTGACCGCGGCGTACTACGACCTGCGACCGGATCCGCTCGACGTCGCGCAGCGGGTCGCGTTCGGCACCTCCGGGCACCGCGGGTCGAGTCTCGACGGCGCGTTCAACGAGTTCCACATCCTCGCGACCACGCAGGCGATCGTGGACTACCGGCGGGCCCAGGGGTACGACGGACCGCTGGTCATCGGGCGCGACACCCATGCACTCTCGTTGCCCGCTTGGCAGAGCGCCCTCGAGGTGCTCGTCGGCAACGACATCACCGTGCTGGTCGATGAGCGCGACGGCTACACGCCGACGCCCGCCGTGTCGCACGCGATCCTGCGGCTCAACCGGCTGGGTGAGCACGGCACGGTCGACGGCATCGTCGTGACTCCGTCGCACAACCCGCCACGCGACGGCGGGTTCAAGTACAACCCGCCGAACGGTGGTCCGGCCGACACGGATGCGACCGGCTGGATCGAGGAGCGTGCGAACGAGCTGTTGAGCGCCGGTCTCGCCGGCGTACGTCGTGCGACGACCGAGCAGACCCGTGCCGCGGCGCAGGCGTACGACTTCCTCGGCCACTATGTCGACGACCTGCCGTCGGTGCTCGATCTGGACGCGATCCGCTCGGCGGGCGTACGCATCGGAGCCGATCCGCTCGGCGGTGCCAGCGTCGCGTACTGGGGCGCGATCGCCGAGCGCCACGGGCTCGAGCTGACCGTCGTGAACGACAAGGTCGACCCGCGGTGGGCGTTCATGACGCTCGACCACGACGGCAAGATCCGGATGGACTGCTCGTCGCCGTACGCGATGGCGTCGCTGATCGACCAGCGCGACTCGTACGACATCGCGACGGGCAACGACGCCGACGCGGACCGGCACGGCATCGTCACCCCCGACGGCGGGCTGCTGAACCCGAACCACTTCCTGTCGGTCGCGATCGACTACCTGGCCCGCAACCGCGAGTGGGGCGCCGATGTCGCGGTCGGTAAGACGCTCGTGTCGTCCGGCATGATCGACAAGGTCGTCGGCGGCCTGGGACGGCGCCTGGTGGAGGTGCCGGTCGGCTTCAAGTGGTTCGTGCCCGGCCTGCTCGACGGGAGCGTGTGCTTCGGCGGCGAGGAGAGCGCCGGCGCGTCGTTCCATCGCTTGGACGGCACGACGTGGACCACCGACAAGGACGGCATCATCCTGGCGCTGCTGGCGTCCGAGATCCAGGCCGTGACCGGCACCAGCCCGAGCGAGCTGTACGCCGGCCTCGTCGCGCAGTACGGCGAGCCCGCGTATGCACGGGTGGATGCGCCCGCCGATCGCGCGGCGAAGGCGAAGCTCAAGGCCCTGACGCCCGAGGCGGTCACGGCCTCGGAGCTCGCCGGTGACGCGATCACCGCCAAGCTGACCGAGGCGCCGGGCAACGGTGCCGCGATCGGCGGGTTGAAGGTGTGCACCGATCAGGCGTGGTTCGCGGCCCGCCCTTCCGGCACCGAGGACATCTACAAGATCTACGCGGAGTCGTTCCGCGGCCCCGACCACCTCGCGCGGGTACAGGAGGAGGCCCGGTCAGTCGTCGACGCGGCGCTCAGCTGA
- a CDS encoding calcium-binding protein: protein MGRDNIPGFERVRGTSGPDRLTGSAGDNILGGSAGRDRLRGLAGGDRLNGGGAKDRGNGGSGTDKCRSIERAVSCES from the coding sequence ATCGGCCGAGACAACATCCCGGGATTCGAGCGGGTAAGAGGAACGTCGGGACCGGACCGGCTGACAGGTAGCGCCGGTGACAACATCCTGGGAGGCTCGGCGGGTCGTGATCGGTTGCGGGGCCTCGCCGGCGGCGACCGCTTGAACGGCGGGGGCGCCAAGGATCGCGGCAATGGCGGGAGTGGGACCGACAAGTGCCGCAGCATTGAGCGGGCCGTGTCGTGCGAGTCGTAG
- a CDS encoding calcium-binding protein translates to MKRISTSLISLGAAMVVLAPAPAAVASGQTVGRDKPRCHGAIATIVGTSGKDDLRGTPHRDVIVARGGKDTIDGFAGNDVICGGRAEDAIRGGPGDDTIDGQQDGVQWAGPAIYYPNRIQGGPGDDKVIESSKGTPDLLTFESADRGITADLAKGRVRGQGRDRLKGAFRIIGTPHGDRVTAPGRASMALGRGRDRVVVDRGRVATGKGDDTITVRANGRFDIVSGPGDDSISLPNTGSNHVSGSWEVWAGYGDDSVSSNVPGISIYAEEGNDRVEATASTWTVAPGPGRNTVIGSAAVDRVHLSNGRDTVRTNGGDDVVKNGSGRSNVRLGAGDDKVQGASLGGKAPVKPDTFRGGRGVDLVSYEYWYPPHGRRGLTVHLGKGGCDRHVHRPRQHPGIRAGKRNVGTGPADR, encoded by the coding sequence ATGAAGCGAATCAGCACGTCTCTCATCTCCCTCGGCGCCGCGATGGTCGTACTGGCCCCCGCGCCGGCGGCAGTCGCGAGCGGTCAGACCGTCGGTAGAGACAAGCCCAGATGTCACGGCGCCATCGCGACCATCGTCGGGACCTCCGGCAAGGATGACCTTCGCGGCACGCCGCACCGCGACGTGATCGTCGCGCGCGGCGGTAAGGACACCATCGACGGATTCGCGGGCAACGACGTGATCTGTGGCGGGCGTGCGGAGGACGCCATTCGCGGGGGTCCGGGCGATGACACGATCGACGGCCAGCAAGACGGGGTGCAGTGGGCCGGACCGGCGATCTACTACCCGAACCGGATCCAAGGGGGACCGGGCGATGACAAAGTGATCGAATCATCCAAGGGAACCCCGGACCTGCTGACGTTCGAGTCGGCCGATCGCGGCATCACCGCGGATCTCGCGAAGGGTCGGGTTCGCGGCCAAGGACGGGACCGGTTGAAGGGCGCCTTCCGGATCATCGGCACGCCGCACGGCGATCGTGTCACCGCTCCTGGAAGGGCGTCGATGGCACTCGGCAGAGGGCGCGACCGGGTGGTTGTCGACCGGGGGCGCGTGGCGACCGGGAAGGGCGATGACACCATCACGGTGCGAGCGAACGGCAGGTTCGACATCGTCTCCGGACCGGGGGACGACTCGATCTCCCTTCCGAATACGGGGTCCAACCACGTTTCCGGCTCGTGGGAGGTCTGGGCCGGGTACGGCGATGACTCGGTGAGCTCGAATGTCCCGGGTATCTCGATCTACGCCGAGGAGGGCAACGACCGGGTGGAGGCAACTGCCTCTACCTGGACGGTCGCGCCCGGTCCGGGTCGCAACACCGTGATCGGCTCCGCAGCCGTCGACCGGGTACACCTCTCGAACGGCCGGGATACCGTACGCACCAACGGCGGTGACGACGTCGTCAAGAATGGCTCCGGGCGAAGCAACGTACGCCTCGGCGCGGGGGATGACAAGGTCCAGGGCGCGAGTCTCGGCGGCAAGGCGCCGGTGAAACCCGACACCTTCCGCGGTGGTCGCGGCGTTGATCTGGTGAGCTACGAGTACTGGTACCCGCCCCACGGGCGCCGGGGTCTGACCGTGCACCTGGGCAAGGGGGGTTGCGACCGGCACGTACATCGGCCGAGACAACATCCCGGGATTCGAGCGGGTAAGAGGAACGTCGGGACCGGACCGGCTGACAGGTAG